One genomic segment of Oncorhynchus kisutch isolate 150728-3 linkage group LG15, Okis_V2, whole genome shotgun sequence includes these proteins:
- the LOC109879810 gene encoding potassium channel subfamily K member 4, with translation MRCPTLLALLAGVMLYLVMGALMFRYWESPMESKEHEKLLCTTRDFLGNHSCVTAQNLSDLIKSVVKAVEAGLDVKHSSTNFTSRWDLASAFFFCGTIITTIGFGNLSPRTKWGQLFCVCYALVGIPMFGFLLAGVGDHMGTGLRKAVWKMETLFLKRRVSPTYVRIMSAVLSILIGCLIFLAVPTLVFKEVEDWSFLEALYFVVITLTTVGFGDYVAGANRRDGDLFKPLVWLWIVFGLAYFASILTMIGNWLRVLSKKTRAEMEELRAHATDWTQNIQNMSMDFRIPNPLDLNDPFLLQRRRWKRSTRRRVRRGALGHHGRQGVIGENGHLPNRWVSHTRSMTRLEVVRLGGGEVRNEGTRLGPGADSRVSARSEGRSLGRTVARSLSMPAARSVMELDYVRDPVAMMMLQGESAFESKSLSESPESDSRSEVSSSDSHTSDMCTPGQGITFASFDASGSLCTGERGSQGASRQVFFQEDIRFPVPLQQLPKSHNPTKPIPMSPIFSVKPMPLPMPTPTGCKMLDFFGENLAYIDESSDTLSDRNQPVEGAVSPRPRKPRRRSIRRQLPHRSTLKERDSDMQPPSNPPTPPPLSHLRD, from the exons ATGCGCTGCCCCACCCTGCTGGCCCTGCTGGCGGGGGTCATGCTGTACCTGGTGATGGGGGCGTTGATGTTCCGGTACTGGGAAAGCCCCATGGAGAGCAAGGAGCATGAGAAGCTGCTCTGCACCACACGTGACTTCCTCGGAAACCACTCATGTGTCACTGCACAGAACCTCAGCGACCTCATAAAG AGTGTGGTGAAGGCGGTGGAGGCAGGCCTGGACGTAAAACACAGCTCCACCAACTTCACTAGCAGGTGGGACCTGGCCAGCGCCTTCTTCTTCTGTggtaccatcatcaccaccattg GGTTTGGTAACCTTTCTCCCAGGACCAAATGGGGCCAGCTGTTCTGCGTGTGTTATGCCCTGGTAGGGATCCCTATGTTTGGTTTCCTGCTGGCTGGTGTCGGGGACCACATGGGGACGGGGCTGAGGAAGGCCGTGTGGAAGATGGAGACGCTCTTCCTG AAGCGGCGGGTCAGTCCCACCTATGTACGGATCATGTCTGCTGTTCTGTCCATCCTGATTGGCTGTCTGATCTTCCTCGCTGTGCCAACGCTGGTGTTTAAGGAAGTGGAGGACTGGTCCTTTCTGGAGGCGCTCTACTTTGTGGTCATCACCCTCACCACGGTTGGCTTTGGAGACTACGTAGCAG GTGCTAACCGGAGGGACGGAGATCTGTTTAAGCCCCTGGTGTGGCTCTGGATAGTGTTTGGCCTGGCTTACTTTGCCTCCATACTCACCATGATCGGGAACTGGCTGCGGGTGCTGTCCAAGAAAACACGTGCTGAG aTGGAGGAGTTGAGGGCCCATGCTACAGACTGGACCCAGAACATCCAGAATATGTCCATGGACTTCCGGATCCCCAACCCTCTGGACCTCAACGACCCCTTCCTGCTGCAGCGGCGCCGCTGGAAACGCAGCACCCGGCGGCGGGTCCGCAGGGGGGCGCTGGGGCACCACGGCAGGCAGGGCGTCATAGGGGAGAACGGACATCTGCCCAATAGGTGGGTCTCCCACACCCGCTCCATGACCCGTCTGGAGGTTGTGAGGTTAGGGGGGGGCGAGGTTAGGAATGAGGGGACGAGGTTAGGACCAGGGGCGGATTCCAGAGTCAGTGCGAGGTCAGAGGGCAGGTCGTTGGGCCGGACGGTGGCGAGGTCGCTGTCGATGCCTGCGGCGCGCTCTGTGATGGAGTTAGATTATGTCCGTGATCCTGTTGCTATGATGATGCTGCAAGGGGAGTCTGCGTTTGAGTCTAAGTCACTGTCCGAGTCTCCAgagtctgactccagatcagaagtcTCCTCCTCTGACTCTCACACCTCTGACATGTGTACACCAGGGCAGGGGATAACTTTTGCCAGTTTTGACGCCAGTGGGTCTCTCTGTACTGGGGAGAGGGGAAGCCAGGGAGCATCCAGACAGGTATTTTTCCAGGAGGATATCCGGTTCCCTGTGCCTCTCCAGCAGCTCCCCAAGTCCCACAACCCCACCAAGCCCATCCCCATGTCGCCCATATTCTCTGTGAAACCCATGCCGCTCCCCATGCCCACCCCGACAGGCTGCAAAATGCTAGATTTCTTCGGGGAGAACTTGGCCTACATTGACGAGTCGTCGGACACGTTGAGTGACAGGAACCAGCCCGTTGAGGGGGCTGTCAGTCCTCGCCCCCGTAAGCCCCGCAGGAGGAGCATAAGGAGGCAGCTGCCCCACCGGAGCACCCTGAAGGAGAGGGACAGTGACATGCAGCCCCCCTCCAACCCCCCGacacctccccctctttcccatcTCAGAGACTGA